From a single Myxocyprinus asiaticus isolate MX2 ecotype Aquarium Trade chromosome 33, UBuf_Myxa_2, whole genome shotgun sequence genomic region:
- the LOC127424475 gene encoding uncharacterized protein LOC127424475: MASWSEKMVQLLRRMNNFHLPGSSLESCLRFEVAGEQVGWVPPKVASILGHFPSVFRPYGSAITLCSSLDTFESRSVAVDEVLQELRREATFTCLIGWRDEQYAVMPRYCDPPLMYMERAATSLFGVKQYGVHINGYTRDSSGNLNMWLARRSLTKQTYPGRLDNMAAGGLAAGCSVRHTMVKECEEEACIPPGLAEQARPVGTVSYTYEDDEGVFPECQFVFDLELPLNFQPHIGYGEVQAFYYYPIEKVRDLLVSEEFKPNCAMVVLDFLIRHAIIEPDSEPYYHEFVAGLHRSL; the protein is encoded by the exons ATGGCTTCGTGGTCGGAGAAAATGGTGCAACTGCTGCGTCGAATGAACAACTTTCATTTACCAG GTTCCAGTTTAGAGAGCTGTCTACGTTTTGAGGTGGCTGGAGAGCAAGTGGGTTGGGTTCCCCCCAAAGTAGCATCAATTCTTGGTCATTTTCCTTCTGTCTTTAGGCCATACGGGAGCGCTATAACCTTATGCTCCAGTCTTGACACTTTTGAGAGCAGATCAGTGGCTGTGGATGAGGTACTGCAGGAGTTGAGGAGAGAGGCAACATTCACCTGTCTCATAGGCTGGAGAGATGAG CAATACGCAGTGATGCCCAGATACTGCGACCCTCCGCTCATGTATATGGAGAGAGCAGCAACAA GTTTATTTGGAGTGAAACAGTACGGTGTCCATATCAATGGCTACACCCGTGATTCGAGTGGAAATCTCAATATGTGGCTGGCACGACGGTCTCTGACCAAACAGACATATCCAGGAAGATTGGACAATATG GCAGCTGGGGGGCTGGCAGCAGGCTGTAGTGTCAGGCATACCATGGTAAAAGAGTGTGAAGAAGAGGCCTGCATCCCTCCAGGCCTGGCAGAGCAAGCGCGCCCTGTGGGAACTGTGAG CTACACCTACGAAGATGACGAAGGAGTATTTCCTGAGTGCCAATTTGTCTTTGACTTAGAGTTGCCTCTCAATTTCCAGCCTCACATTGGATATGGGGAAGTGCAAGCTTTTTACTACTACCCCATTGAGAAG GTCAGAGATCTTCTAGTCAGTGAGGAGTTCAAGCCAAACTGTGCCATGGTGGTTCTGGACTTCCTCATCAGACATGCCATCATAGAGCCAGACTCAG AGCCCTATTATCACGAATTTGTAGCTGGATTGCACAGATCACTATAA
- the LOC127424476 gene encoding rho-related GTP-binding protein RhoA-A, whose protein sequence is MAAIRKKLVIVGDGACGKTCLLIVFSKDQFPEVYVPTVFENYVADIEVDGKQVELALWDTAGQEDYDRLRPLSYPDTDVILMCFSIDSPDSLENIPEKWTPEVKHFCPNVPIILVGNKKDLRNDDHTRRELLKMKQEPVKPEEGRDMANRINAFGYLECSAKTKEGVREVFEMATRAALQAKKRGKKNACALL, encoded by the exons ATGGCTGCAATTCGTAAGAAGCTTGTAATCGTTGGTGATGGAGCATGTGGAAAAACGTGTTTACTCATCGTTTTCAGTAAAGACCAGTTTCCTGAGGTCTATGTACCCACAGTGTTCGAGAACTATGTTGCTGATATTGAGGTGGATGGCAAACAG GTGGAGCTGGCTCTATGGGACACAGCTGGACAAGAGGACTATGACAGACTGAGGCCCCTGTCCTACCCAGACACCGATGTCATCCTTATGTGCTTTTCCATAGACAGCCCTGACAGTCTGG AGAATATCCCTGAAAAATGGACGCCGGAGGTGAAACATTTCTGTCCAAATGTTCCAATAATTCTGGTGGGTAATAAAAAAGATTTACGGAATGATGATCATACTCGACGGGAGCTGCTCAAGATGAAacag GAACCAGTTAAACCAGAGGAAGGGCGAGACATGGCTAATCGAATCAATGCGTTTGGCTATCTGGAGTGTTCTGCTAAAACTAAGGAGGGTGTGAGAGAAGTGTTCGAAATGGCCACAAGAGCGGCGCTCCAAGCCAAGAAACGTGGCAAGAAGAATGCCTGTGCTTTGCTATAG